A region from the Polyangiaceae bacterium genome encodes:
- a CDS encoding ribonucleoside-diphosphate reductase subunit alpha, whose protein sequence is MSGNAAYSDNTTPMRVTKRNGTSEPVDLNKIVRAVTRCSSGLPGVDPMRIATKTISGLYDGATTEELDQLSIRTAASLMLEEPQYSKLAARLLAALVDKEVRALRVQSFSQSIALGVKLGLIGERVAAFVSENARKLDDAVEAKRDELFEFFGMRTLYDRYLLRHPTERDVLENAQYFFMRIACALSTSVPEAIELYALFSRLEYLPSSPTLFNAGTRHEQLSSCFLLDSPQDHLTDIYRRYADVAQLSKFSGGIGLAYHRVRSRGSLIESTNGHSNGIVPWLKTLDASVAAVNQGGKRKGACCVYLETWHADIEEFLELRDNTGDEARRTHNLNLANWVSDLFMRRVEQDESWSLFDPKTVPHLPDLYGEEFERAYVAAELAGLAIKQLPARQLYTRMLRTLAQTGNGWMTFKDKCNRACNQTALSGRVVHLSNLCTEIIEVTSDDETAVCNLGSLNLARHLKDTDAGKLAFDFEKLERSIRIAVRQLDRVIDLNYYPIPKARVSNLRWRPVGLGLMGLQDVFFALGLAFDSEEAQALSRRISETIYFQALTTSNALAREYGAHPTFRETRAASGELQFDAWGLSDTELSSPDAWRELRRSIQAHGLRNSLLVAIAPTATIASIAGCYECIEPQVSNLFKRETLSGDFLQVNRYLVEDLKRIGAWTDATRAGLKLSEGSIQSLDVPSDIKLRYRTAWELPMRALIDMAAERGAFIDQSQSLNLFVESPNIGRLSSMYFYAWKRGIKTTYYLRSRPATRIAKATVDEGTADPRGERGWTPAPPAVEAQDAEAGAVACSLENPETCEACQ, encoded by the coding sequence ATGTCAGGCAACGCAGCGTACAGCGACAACACCACGCCCATGCGCGTCACCAAGCGCAACGGCACTTCGGAACCGGTTGACCTCAACAAGATCGTGCGCGCGGTCACGCGCTGCTCGAGCGGGCTCCCCGGAGTGGACCCGATGCGCATCGCCACCAAGACCATCAGCGGTTTGTACGACGGGGCGACGACAGAAGAGCTGGACCAGCTCTCTATCCGCACGGCAGCGTCATTGATGCTCGAGGAGCCCCAGTACTCCAAGCTCGCGGCGCGCCTGCTAGCTGCCTTGGTCGACAAGGAGGTGCGCGCCCTCCGCGTACAGTCCTTCTCACAGTCGATCGCGCTTGGAGTCAAGCTGGGTCTGATCGGTGAGCGCGTGGCGGCGTTCGTGTCTGAAAACGCTCGCAAGCTGGATGACGCGGTGGAAGCCAAACGCGACGAGCTGTTCGAGTTCTTCGGCATGCGGACGCTGTACGATCGCTACCTGTTGCGTCACCCGACTGAGCGCGACGTACTGGAGAACGCTCAGTACTTCTTCATGCGGATCGCCTGTGCGCTGAGCACGAGCGTGCCTGAGGCCATCGAGCTGTATGCGTTGTTTTCTCGCCTGGAGTACCTGCCGAGCTCGCCCACCTTGTTCAATGCCGGGACGCGCCACGAGCAGCTCTCGAGCTGCTTTCTCCTCGATTCTCCGCAGGATCACCTGACTGATATCTACCGGCGCTACGCCGATGTCGCGCAGCTCTCGAAGTTCTCCGGAGGCATTGGCCTCGCCTACCACCGCGTGCGCTCTCGTGGCTCCCTCATCGAGAGCACGAACGGTCACTCGAACGGCATCGTACCCTGGCTGAAGACCCTGGACGCGTCCGTTGCCGCGGTGAATCAAGGCGGCAAACGCAAGGGCGCCTGCTGCGTGTACCTCGAGACCTGGCACGCAGACATCGAAGAGTTCCTGGAGCTCCGAGACAACACCGGCGACGAGGCGCGTCGCACTCACAACTTGAACCTCGCCAACTGGGTGAGCGATCTCTTCATGCGGCGAGTGGAGCAGGACGAGAGCTGGAGCCTGTTCGACCCGAAGACAGTGCCCCACTTGCCCGACCTCTACGGCGAAGAGTTCGAGCGGGCCTACGTCGCTGCGGAGCTTGCGGGGCTCGCGATCAAACAGCTGCCAGCGCGCCAGCTCTACACCCGCATGCTGCGCACCCTCGCGCAAACCGGCAACGGCTGGATGACCTTCAAGGACAAATGCAATCGCGCGTGTAACCAGACGGCGCTGTCTGGCCGAGTGGTGCACCTCTCGAATCTGTGCACGGAGATCATCGAGGTCACGAGCGACGATGAGACCGCGGTGTGCAACCTCGGCTCGCTGAACCTCGCGCGTCACCTGAAAGACACCGACGCCGGCAAGCTCGCCTTCGACTTCGAGAAGCTCGAGCGCAGCATTCGCATTGCCGTGCGGCAGCTGGATCGCGTCATCGACCTCAACTACTACCCAATCCCCAAGGCGCGCGTCTCGAACTTGCGCTGGCGCCCCGTGGGACTCGGACTGATGGGTCTCCAAGATGTGTTCTTCGCCCTTGGTCTGGCGTTCGATAGCGAAGAGGCGCAGGCGCTCTCCCGTCGCATCTCGGAGACCATCTACTTCCAGGCGCTGACCACCTCGAACGCGCTGGCGCGGGAATACGGCGCGCACCCAACCTTTCGCGAGACCCGCGCCGCAAGCGGCGAGCTCCAGTTCGACGCCTGGGGGCTGAGCGACACGGAGCTCAGCTCGCCGGACGCCTGGCGCGAATTACGACGCAGCATCCAGGCCCACGGCCTCAGAAACTCACTCCTCGTAGCCATCGCGCCAACGGCCACCATCGCGTCCATCGCCGGTTGTTATGAGTGCATCGAGCCCCAGGTATCCAACCTGTTCAAGCGCGAGACCCTGAGCGGCGACTTCCTTCAGGTGAACCGCTACCTCGTGGAAGACTTGAAGCGCATCGGCGCATGGACCGACGCGACTCGCGCCGGGCTCAAGCTTTCAGAGGGCTCCATCCAATCCCTGGACGTCCCGAGCGACATCAAGCTGCGTTACCGCACGGCATGGGAACTCCCGATGCGCGCCCTGATCGACATGGCTGCGGAGCGCGGCGCGTTCATTGATCAGAGCCAGTCACTCAACCTATTCGTGGAGAGCCCGAACATCGGTCGTCTGTCTTCGATGTACTTCTACGCTTGGAAGCGCGGCATCAAGACGACCTACTATCTACGCTCCCGCCCAGCGACGCGCATCGCCAAGGCGACCGTGGATGAAGGCACCGCGGATCCTCGCGGAGAGCGAGGCTGGACCCCAGCACCGCCAGCGGTAGAAGCGCAAGATGCTGAAGCAGGCGCCGTCGCGTGTTCCCTGGAGAACCCAGAGACCTGCGAGGCCTGCCAATGA
- a CDS encoding pseudouridylate synthase yields MDEASTWTPQSLQVLAEDEHWVVIDKPSGLLVHPGWAKEKPTALHLVRDRVGCHVYPAHRLDRATSGVLVFAKSPESASCLGQAFAEGQIKKRYLALVRGEPKDQLIDHPLPRGEDKAGPRVAARTLVRRLSSATLECELNGYPVRYSLVEALPETGRLHQIRRHLKHAGHPILGDVRYGKGDHNRLCRDRFGLHRLALHAADLWLPHPQTRVIEHFSAKLPEDLGSPLEKLGMNLTAIPPGKDPRASGS; encoded by the coding sequence ATGGACGAAGCGAGCACCTGGACACCCCAGTCGCTGCAGGTGCTCGCCGAGGACGAACACTGGGTCGTCATCGACAAGCCATCGGGCCTGTTGGTGCATCCCGGCTGGGCCAAGGAGAAGCCAACCGCGCTTCATTTGGTGCGCGATCGTGTCGGGTGTCATGTGTACCCCGCGCATCGCTTGGATCGCGCGACCAGCGGCGTGCTCGTCTTCGCGAAATCACCCGAGAGCGCGTCCTGCCTGGGTCAAGCCTTCGCAGAGGGTCAGATCAAGAAGCGCTACCTCGCGCTGGTGCGCGGCGAACCGAAGGATCAGCTGATCGATCATCCGCTTCCACGGGGGGAGGACAAGGCCGGGCCGCGCGTCGCCGCGCGCACGCTAGTGCGGCGCCTCAGTAGCGCCACGCTCGAGTGCGAGTTGAACGGCTATCCGGTGCGCTACTCGCTGGTGGAAGCGCTGCCCGAGACAGGCAGGTTGCACCAGATCCGCAGGCACCTGAAGCACGCAGGGCACCCCATCCTGGGGGACGTGCGCTACGGCAAGGGGGACCACAATCGACTGTGCCGCGACCGATTCGGGCTGCACCGACTCGCGTTGCACGCAGCCGACCTGTGGCTCCCTCACCCCCAAACTCGAGTGATCGAACACTTCTCCGCGAAGCTACCGGAGGACCTTGGCTCACCACTCGAGAAGCTAGGCATGAACCTTACGGCGATTCCTCCAGGAAAGGATCCGCGAGCTTCGGGTTCGTGA
- a CDS encoding metallo-mystery pair system four-Cys motif protein: protein MKNRVTPSVTLPLLAASALLLAGCGSDDDGEAAPAQSAFALSFAAVDGDQPVGCTDQMSGLGTTGDVKVGVSDLRFYVSNIRFYTEAGDPVEMELDENEFQYVSDSGSVVLIDLTGNTEGSCTSSSVAFAEGTARTNSAITGLTFPEKVSSVVFDVGVPQQLMKEVIAVNTEESAPSPLNEMYWNWASGYRHFVLNAAVEASDGNGDAYVHVGSRDCGPMGGSALSDRDSCSFVNTPGVGLGDFNLDSSVVTIDVRKVFEGQDFRVPILDSETKEVIGEGPGVACHSMPSQTDCAAIFPKLGLSLDTGVADSKLNTVFGMK from the coding sequence ATGAAAAATCGTGTTACACCCTCCGTTACTCTCCCCCTCCTGGCTGCTTCCGCTCTGCTCCTCGCGGGCTGCGGGAGTGACGACGACGGCGAGGCCGCTCCCGCGCAGTCTGCCTTCGCCCTCAGCTTCGCCGCAGTGGATGGTGATCAACCGGTTGGTTGCACGGACCAGATGTCTGGACTCGGAACCACGGGCGACGTGAAGGTTGGTGTCAGCGACCTACGTTTCTACGTGAGTAACATCCGCTTCTACACCGAGGCGGGAGACCCCGTGGAAATGGAGCTCGACGAGAACGAGTTTCAGTACGTCAGCGACTCCGGCTCAGTCGTGCTCATCGACTTGACCGGCAACACCGAGGGGAGCTGTACGAGCTCTTCGGTCGCGTTCGCCGAAGGTACGGCGCGCACCAACAGCGCGATCACGGGCCTGACGTTCCCCGAAAAGGTGAGCAGCGTCGTCTTCGATGTGGGCGTTCCTCAGCAGCTGATGAAGGAGGTGATCGCCGTCAACACCGAGGAGAGCGCGCCCTCCCCCCTCAACGAGATGTACTGGAACTGGGCTTCGGGCTACCGCCACTTCGTGCTCAATGCGGCGGTGGAGGCGAGCGATGGCAATGGCGATGCGTATGTCCACGTCGGTAGCCGCGACTGCGGTCCCATGGGCGGCAGCGCGCTCTCGGATCGCGATAGCTGCAGCTTCGTCAACACGCCCGGTGTGGGCCTCGGTGACTTCAACCTCGATTCGTCGGTCGTGACCATCGACGTGCGCAAGGTGTTCGAAGGGCAGGATTTCCGCGTACCGATCCTGGACAGCGAGACGAAGGAAGTGATCGGGGAAGGCCCGGGAGTCGCGTGCCACTCGATGCCGTCGCAGACGGACTGCGCTGCGATCTTCCCGAAGCTCGGGCTGAGTCTTGATACCGGGGTCGCTGACTCCAAGCTCAACACCGTGTTCGGAATGAAATGA
- a CDS encoding DUF2083 domain-containing protein, giving the protein MSKLFVGPRLRRLREERGLTQAAMAAKLGISPSYLNQLEHNQRPLSVSVLLSLSGTFGIDPQDFSGEEEARMVAELRDALANLPPAAQPSDSELRALAGDHPGIARAFVALSFRYREAIQRADILISRVQNRDQVPPPELTTPYEAVRDFFYAKQNYIAELETAAEDLAGEEELRPGDVLDALVARLRKRHGAKVVIQRERGPRAARIRHFDRSTGTLALPAHLTTGQQAFQVATQLAFLELSTLLDTLAASPGLEDPGTQGLARIGLAHYFAGALLCPYDRFLESAEELAYDIERLGEAFDVSFETTCHRLSTLQRRDRRGVPFFFVRVDRAGNISKRQSATDFHFSRSGGTCPLWAVYEAFAQPTRTLTQLAQMPDGRVYLWIARRVGHAQVGFGAPTKEFAVAVGCDVQHAHRLVYSRGLDLNDLGTATPIGVGCKVCERTECAQRAFPLLGRPLAIDADSQPFAPYPFRAADRRTPTSR; this is encoded by the coding sequence ATGTCGAAGCTCTTCGTTGGCCCTCGCTTGCGCCGCCTCCGCGAAGAGCGCGGGCTGACCCAAGCCGCCATGGCCGCGAAGCTGGGGATCAGCCCGAGCTACCTGAACCAACTCGAGCACAACCAGCGTCCCCTGAGCGTCAGCGTGCTGCTGTCACTCAGCGGAACCTTCGGTATCGATCCTCAGGATTTTTCGGGGGAGGAAGAGGCGCGAATGGTCGCGGAGCTCAGGGACGCGCTCGCGAACCTGCCCCCCGCTGCGCAACCGAGCGACTCCGAGCTGCGCGCCTTGGCCGGTGATCATCCCGGCATCGCCCGCGCCTTCGTCGCGCTCTCTTTCCGTTACCGCGAGGCAATACAGCGCGCCGACATCCTGATCAGCCGCGTGCAGAATCGCGACCAGGTGCCACCACCCGAGCTGACGACCCCCTACGAGGCGGTGCGCGACTTCTTCTACGCCAAGCAGAACTACATCGCCGAGCTCGAGACCGCCGCCGAGGACCTCGCCGGCGAGGAAGAGCTCCGACCAGGAGATGTGCTGGACGCGCTGGTCGCGCGGCTGCGCAAGCGCCATGGCGCGAAAGTAGTGATCCAGCGCGAGCGCGGTCCGAGAGCGGCGCGGATTCGTCACTTCGATCGCAGCACCGGGACGCTCGCGCTCCCAGCGCACCTCACGACGGGTCAGCAAGCGTTTCAGGTCGCAACTCAGCTGGCCTTTCTGGAGCTCAGTACGTTGCTCGATACCTTGGCTGCGTCGCCCGGCCTCGAGGATCCCGGCACCCAGGGCCTTGCGCGCATCGGCCTCGCCCACTACTTCGCGGGCGCGCTGTTGTGTCCGTACGATCGCTTCTTGGAGTCCGCCGAAGAGCTGGCCTACGACATCGAGCGCCTAGGCGAGGCCTTTGATGTCAGCTTCGAGACGACTTGCCACCGCCTGAGCACGCTTCAGCGACGCGACCGACGAGGTGTTCCGTTCTTTTTCGTGCGCGTGGATCGCGCCGGAAACATTTCCAAGCGGCAATCCGCAACGGACTTCCACTTCTCTCGCAGCGGAGGCACGTGTCCGCTGTGGGCCGTGTACGAAGCCTTCGCTCAGCCGACACGCACGCTGACGCAGCTCGCGCAGATGCCCGACGGCCGCGTCTACCTCTGGATCGCACGCCGAGTGGGCCACGCACAGGTCGGCTTCGGTGCACCGACCAAGGAGTTCGCCGTTGCCGTGGGGTGTGACGTGCAGCACGCGCACCGCCTGGTGTACTCCCGTGGGCTCGATCTGAACGACCTTGGGACCGCGACGCCGATCGGTGTCGGCTGCAAGGTGTGCGAGCGAACCGAGTGCGCCCAGCGAGCCTTTCCTCTGCTCGGCCGCCCCCTGGCCATCGACGCGGACAGCCAGCCGTTCGCTCCCTATCCGTTCAGGGCCGCTGATCGGCGCACCCCAACATCTCGTTGA
- a CDS encoding ribonucleotide-diphosphate reductase subunit beta has product MSRDTSIARNSAAVLEVRRPARLLDPGLCLTLRPMGYPKFFEMYRDAIKNTWTVEEVDFSTDLADLSGKLSAGERHLIERLVAFFATGDSIVANNLVLNLYRHINAPEARMYLSRQLYEEALHVQFYLTLLDTYVPSPEARTRAFSAVENIPSIRAKAEFCLKWLETTSELPRLSTHSERRQFLLNLICFAACVEGLFFFAAFAYVYFLRSKGLLHGLAGGTNWVFRDESAHMAFAFEVVAQVRREEPELFDDQLAAEVSQMLEEAIACELQFAEDLLTGASGVAGMTTTDMRAYLEYCADQRLAQLGLPKRFFSRNPFPFMDLQDVQEVTNFFERRVSAYQVGVTGEVELDAAF; this is encoded by the coding sequence ATGAGCCGCGATACTTCCATTGCCCGAAACTCTGCCGCTGTGCTCGAGGTGCGGCGCCCAGCGCGGCTCCTCGATCCGGGCCTGTGCCTCACGTTGCGGCCCATGGGCTATCCAAAGTTCTTCGAGATGTATCGCGACGCCATCAAGAACACCTGGACCGTGGAGGAGGTCGACTTCTCCACGGACCTCGCTGACTTGAGTGGTAAGCTCAGCGCAGGGGAGCGGCACTTGATCGAGCGCCTGGTGGCCTTCTTTGCGACGGGTGATTCCATCGTCGCGAACAACCTGGTGCTGAACCTGTATCGCCATATCAACGCGCCGGAGGCGCGCATGTACCTCTCGCGCCAGCTTTACGAGGAGGCGCTCCATGTGCAGTTCTATCTCACGTTGCTGGATACCTATGTGCCATCACCAGAGGCGCGAACCCGAGCATTTTCTGCCGTGGAAAATATCCCATCGATCCGCGCCAAAGCGGAGTTCTGCCTGAAGTGGCTCGAGACCACGAGCGAACTCCCGCGGCTCAGCACACACAGCGAGCGCCGGCAGTTCCTGCTCAATTTGATCTGCTTCGCGGCTTGCGTTGAAGGTCTGTTCTTCTTCGCCGCGTTTGCCTACGTCTACTTTCTGCGCTCGAAGGGTCTGCTCCACGGCCTCGCCGGTGGGACCAACTGGGTGTTCCGCGACGAGAGCGCCCACATGGCGTTCGCGTTCGAAGTCGTCGCTCAGGTGCGCCGCGAGGAGCCCGAGCTCTTCGACGATCAGCTGGCAGCAGAGGTGAGTCAGATGCTGGAGGAAGCGATCGCGTGCGAGCTGCAGTTCGCCGAAGATTTGTTGACGGGCGCCTCGGGAGTCGCCGGCATGACCACGACGGACATGCGGGCCTACCTCGAGTATTGTGCGGACCAACGTCTCGCCCAGCTCGGCCTGCCGAAGCGCTTCTTCAGCCGGAACCCGTTCCCCTTCATGGACCTGCAAGACGTTCAGGAGGTGACGAACTTTTTCGAGCGCCGCGTCTCCGCCTATCAAGTCGGGGTTACGGGCGAGGTCGAGCTAGACGCTGCTTTCTAG
- a CDS encoding di-heme enzyme: protein MRRVAAALLVASAFAGCSSDDKNDSGASVRELLDLPPRFELPAIPESNPLTAEKIKLGRFLFYDKRLSGNQTQSCSSCHHQELAFADGLRLPQGSTGQTLNRNSPGLANVGYHSTLTWSNNGLLSLEDQIPVPIRADNPVELGVSDGNVDEVLARFDGDARYQELFTAAFPRSESGATVNKVVMALASFVRTIISGDSAYDRYKNGDESALDESQRRGLSLFNGERLECFHCHHGVLFSVSYHDANTTPGTIQYPFFNNGLYNVGGDGSYPSYDQGLYELTLNPKDRGMFRPSSLRNVALTAPYMHDGSLPTLRDVILHYSRGGTVTESGPYAGDGRLSPLKSGLVRGFEINEQEIQDVIAFLNALTDESLLTNPKLADPFLEESP, encoded by the coding sequence ATGAGGCGCGTCGCTGCTGCGCTGCTGGTCGCTTCGGCGTTCGCTGGGTGCTCGAGCGACGACAAGAACGACAGCGGCGCCAGCGTGCGCGAACTCCTCGACCTGCCTCCACGCTTCGAGCTACCGGCGATCCCCGAGTCGAACCCGCTCACCGCAGAGAAGATAAAGCTCGGCCGCTTCCTGTTCTACGACAAGCGGCTCTCGGGCAATCAGACGCAGAGCTGCTCGAGCTGCCATCACCAGGAGCTAGCTTTTGCCGACGGGTTGCGACTGCCCCAAGGCTCCACGGGGCAGACGCTCAATCGCAACAGCCCCGGCCTCGCCAACGTCGGTTACCACAGCACCCTTACGTGGTCGAACAACGGCCTCTTGAGCCTGGAAGACCAGATCCCTGTGCCTATCCGTGCGGATAATCCAGTGGAGCTGGGGGTGAGCGACGGCAATGTGGATGAGGTGCTCGCGCGCTTCGATGGGGATGCGCGCTATCAGGAACTCTTCACGGCGGCCTTCCCCAGGAGCGAGTCGGGTGCGACGGTGAACAAAGTCGTGATGGCCCTCGCGAGCTTCGTTCGCACGATCATCAGCGGCGACTCTGCCTACGATCGCTACAAGAACGGTGACGAGAGCGCTCTCGATGAGAGCCAGCGGCGAGGCTTGTCGTTGTTCAATGGCGAGCGCCTCGAGTGCTTTCACTGCCACCACGGCGTGTTGTTCAGCGTGTCGTACCACGACGCCAACACCACGCCCGGCACCATCCAGTACCCCTTCTTCAACAACGGGCTCTACAACGTCGGAGGTGATGGTAGCTACCCGAGCTACGATCAAGGCCTCTACGAGCTGACGCTGAACCCGAAAGACCGCGGCATGTTTCGCCCGTCGAGCTTGCGCAACGTCGCGCTCACCGCGCCATACATGCACGACGGCAGCTTGCCGACGCTGCGCGATGTGATCTTGCACTACTCCCGCGGCGGAACCGTGACGGAGAGCGGCCCGTATGCGGGGGACGGCCGCCTCAGCCCGCTCAAATCAGGCCTGGTGCGAGGCTTCGAGATCAACGAGCAGGAGATCCAAGACGTGATCGCCTTCCTCAACGCGCTCACTGACGAGTCGTTGCTCACGAACCCGAAGCTCGCGGATCCTTTCCTGGAGGAATCGCCGTAA